From the Chaetodon auriga isolate fChaAug3 chromosome 17, fChaAug3.hap1, whole genome shotgun sequence genome, the window ATCTGGGGTGGAGACTGAGGCCCGGCTTCCTGAATGGAAACAGGTATCAGGTGAAAAATCTGAATACCTTATAAAAGGCTAGTCtctggaaacacacattttacaaatcTAAGACTCTCTGGAAGCGTGTGTGACGGGGCCAAACCTCAAAAAGAAAAGATAGCTAAGAAAAACAGGGAGGTTTTCACGAGCTGCGTGTTTGTCCTCAAGAGGAAATCATCTCTCATCCGTCATGAAGTACCTTGTCCTGGGGCTGTTTTCATTGGCTCTGCTGGGATTTGTCTGTGCACAGGTAAAAGTCGTCTTTACTGGCTGTCAGGTAGATAGAAAAGGAGATGGATTTTATGGATTCCTTTTagtgaaatgctaaaaatgacCCAACTTCTAACACAAAAAGCTTTCATATTGTGAACAAATTTACTCCAGTAAGTCAGATTCAGCATTTTATAATACCATGCTCTTTTTCACTATTAAagcattttcatcatttgtaCCAATGCCAAAATTGACACTCGTATTCATGAAGTATTTTTCATGATGTGATGCACAAAATTGCAAATGCAGTTCCATGTTGCATCATAAATCTCTGGTTTTCTCCAAATCACACAGAATCTATCGTCACTCAGTGTCACAATGCCGACCTCCAATAGCACCTCCAATATGACCTGGACAGCCTCTAACAACACCACTGCCAACTACACTAACATCTCCACAGGAACCAATCCCATCAACACCCAGAATTCCGGTACCACGACCAGGAAGCCAGGGTCCAGACCCACAGTGAGCACGGCCGACGGGACTGTCACGAGCACCGTGACTACAAAGAGCGGACAGGGCCACATCCTCACCTCTGTCAGCCTGCTGTTAGGATCATTTGCTCTCCATGCACTTTGGCAATGAGCGCCCTCTTGAGGCTCAGAGCTGGAGTGAGTCTTAAACTACTGTTACAAGTTACAAGTGAGTTTATTTAACAATATTTGCTGGCAAATGCATTTTAAGTTGcctgtgtgaaacaaaaatatggTTCATGAGATTATGAAGTGATGATTATCGACTCACAGCGACGGAGCCGGCTTACAGGCAACAGGCATGTGAAGGGAAAAGTAGATGGTTGTGAATCATAATGGCTTTAAgcatgtttgtctgcattttaaGAGCTCACTGCTGCCTCATCTGTATTTGAAGGTGGCATATCCTAAACCACATTTACATTTGTATATACTGTTGGCCTATTTATTGTCCTATGTGGGTGGTCGGTTGGCTTGTTATGTCCACAAAACAATAAGCACTGGATAATCAGAGTGGAAAATATTACAATTAACTGTATATTACTAGTGTGTAGTATGTCCATTCAAAATATCTATGCATCAGTAATAAAGAGAGcattatttcaataaatatatggaaatatgaaattcaaaacagcttctttgtctctgtcaagGCGTACATTTTTGACACAAAATATTTCGAACACTCCTCACAAGCTTTTGTCTGTTATGAGGAGGATTTGACATAAATACTGAGCCAACACCCAAATACTGAACCACAACAACTCTTCTCATATTTCCcttaaaacagcaacattttatTTGATCTGTTCAGCTTAAAGCTTACGTATTACTGGACTAGTTTCTACGTGGATTTAAGCACCACTATCACACATTATATAATCTGATGGCCTATTAAGTTAATGCTGcaaaaacaagataaaagaTTAAACAGCATGAATTACAACTTAGtgagccagcagctgcagtgacaaAGATGGTATCACTAACTCACAAAAGTGTCCTGCATGCTTTTGTGCTACagctccctttttttttcttatttactcCATTGCATGTTTAGTATCCTGTATATTACTTGACACGAGTGTTAATGAGGGGGATAGCTCCTCAATGGTCTTTTGAGGTCATATAAAGGTTGACTGGAGGCTCCAGCTGCCTGGTTTACAATATGTTATCAATTAGCTttgcaaaagcagaaaaatgacaccTAAATCCATGTATAAAGGCATTATTATGGAAATGAGTTTGACCTTAAGGTGAAATCTGTGACTTCCTGGACACTGTTGTCCTCTACAGCCTCAAAATGTTTGTCCACAGCAAACATGTGCAATAGTTGTGAAAGGTTGTGAAAGGTTGTGAGGAGGCCGAAGAGCCAAAGTGGGGTTTTCCTTGAGTGAAAAGCACAAACATATGTGCAGTGTGATGTTGTACAAACATTTTATTGGCGCTGTTTATCAGGCCATGTGCAAACCAAAGAGCCGATAAAAATCTTCCAGAAGCAGAGAAGATTGTCTTGGATATGGAAAATCAGGCTCTCAAGGACTTTTCTGGTAATAAAGCAACTCAAGCAGTCACACATAAGGAAATAGTATCGTAACCTATTTTGACATTTGTCAATCATCCACCAGGAGGAACAAGGCAGGTTGAATAAGTTTCTCTTCATGAATAATctgaaaaactgctgtaaaactgCTTTAACAGAACTGCACCAATATGTGAATACATAGGTTTAGGGAAGGGTGTTTAGCATTAAAAGCAGGTCTcacagtgaggcagcagaggattTACATCATTGTTACCCTCCAAAAAGCAGAACACAGTAAATATATAAAGCTTGCACGGTAAGTGTGGATTTGAGTTTGGGTTCAGGGGAGATGAGGAGTCATTGAAGGACAAGCTAAAGAGGATTGCTATGATATTATAAGAATTCATATTTCCTTATAACCCACCAGTGTAATCACCTGAAACAAATTAATATTTTGTGAAGCAGgaacagtgtgtcagtgtgaatgGTAAATATTGTGAAAGACTTCCTGGATCATGGGTTAGGTTATACTGCACGTCATAAATTCACTCCTAACCCCTCCCGAAACGTGATATTTTTGTATAAAAGCAAAGAACAAAACGCTTCCTCTCAGTTTCCCAGAAGAAAGTGGAAGTTGAACAGGTTACAGAAGGAGAACGTTCGCAGCACCATAAAAGACATCGGCCTGCCGTCTGTGCAACGGgacattttcagaaacatttcCGTGCATCTCTGCGTCCTCTTTACTCTCCACCATGAACACACTGGCTCTGGGAATTTGCATACTGGCTCTGCTGACGTTAGGAAAGGTACTTGTACGTTTTTAAATTGCTCTTGAAGAAAAGAAtaatgaaagttttttttttttttttcgactaTTACTGCCTTTCTTTATCATGGTGTTTTATACTGCTGTAATAGGCACAGATGCTTATTGAGCAAATCATTTGAACATGAAGAATCGGTTTTTAAAAACTCTATTtccaaccctgattccaaaacagtttcgtgtaaaacataaataaaacagaatgtaataaCGTGCTAATCCTCTTTGacatacattaaatttaaaatagtacaaaaacaatatatttgatgtttgacctcatcagctccattgatttttgtaaacatctgcttattctgaatttgatgcagcaacacgtttcaaattagttgggacaggagcaactaaagtcTGGGAAAGTTgtagaatgctccaaaaacacctgtttggaacattccacaggtgaacaggttcattggtaacaggtgatggtgtCATGATtgatatgaaaggggcatcctggaaaggctcagtcgttcacaagcgacgatggagcgaggttcaccactttgtgaacacatgattggatgaaggggATTACTacacttttttggaatctgggttgcAAAAAAGTTCATGTATTATAATTTGACTGGTTTTGTAGGAAAAACCAAGTAGTCTCTAATGTAATAAGTTGGTAAATTGTGTTCATAGATGGATGGTACTGAAGCACACAATGGCTTTTGTTTCTAACACTGATTCAAATGATGATCCATTCTTTTCCAAATCAGGCTCAAGAATCCACTACTTCTGGTGCTGGACTTGGAACAATGAGCACAACACCTGCCAACTCGATCAGTGgaacaactgctgctgcagtgttcacGTCTACAAACGCTAATACAGCCAACACCACAGATGGTTCTACCAACATCACGATGCCAGCGACTACAACCCCCTCTACAACCACATCCACAAATGTCACCCAAACCACCCCTACAACTGTCTCTGCGACCACCCGGGCCAACACCACAACCACTTTGCCAACAACAACCTCCGCAGCCACATCTACAACTGTTGCTCCGACCATCACTACAAACGTTGGCCCAAACACTGCCACGAATGCTACGACCACCCCTTCAACAACGACCACAACCACTTCCCCAGCCGTCACTACAGCCAACTCTACAGCTGTTGCTCCGACCATCACTACAAACGTTGGCCCAACCACTGCCATGAATGCTACGACCACCCCTTCAACAACGACCACAACCACTTCCCCAGCCGTCACTACAGCCAACTCTACAGCTGTTGCTCCGACCATCACTACAAACGTTGGCCCAACCACTGCCACGAATGCTATGACCACCCCTTCAACAACGACCACAACCACTTCCCCAACCGTCACTACAGCCACCTCTCCAACCACTCCCCCAGGAAGTGGAGGCTCAGAAGTCaaagcttctctgctgctttctgttgtgTCATTGCTTCTCTACGCTCTCTGAGAAGTAAGGCAAACCTGGCCTAAAGGGCTAAAAGACTCTTGTTATCAAATCTGTCAACGTGTCTGAGTGTAAGTGGAGGTTGAGCTGAAGTGAATGCAAACGCACTTCACAGAAGGGACCGAGGAGCATtagaaaataaagtttatttttgcaCTTCCAAAGGAACGGacaatataaatgaataaatcacaaTTTAGGGCTTTTGTTCAATCTTCAGAGCGACAGATGGCCAGCAGAGCCTGCAGATGATCTCCTTTGAACtgtttctgtggaaaaaaaaaatgaagctcaCATGTAGAAATTACTGCCCTTTCCTTTAACATAATAATCACATGCTTTTCAATTTGGACATGTTTGTATACAGCACGGCGTTATGTGTGTGACCCACCTGCAGAGCAGTGTAGAGAGAAGTGCCTGTTAATTTCAGGTAAGCAGCTCGGATACTCAGCAGATCTACCTCACAGTGAGACACCATAATCCCCTGCACTATTGGTGTCTGAAAGAGTGAAATCTTTCCTGTGTGAGCTGTTATTTAACGTCGGACACTAGAGGATTTCCTACATGTATAAAATGTCTCTTATTCCATGCAGGTTTACGTTCACTGGGACATTCATCTTTGCATATCTGCACACTGGATATTTGTTTTTCCATGGTCTACGATGCAAATGAATCTATATGGCACAATTCATACATGAAGTAatttcaaaatgcatttcagcCATTTAAATGTACAAAGGAACTGGATATAAACTTTAGAGTGACTTTCAAAATACATGTTACATACAAGGCAACAATAGCAAACTAGGTCATGCACCATTTATAGCTGCAGTTACAACCCTGATTTTAAAAAGGTTGGGACGCTGcgtaaaacataaagaaaaacagaatgcaatcatttgcaaactaactgtgtttaccaacagcagttttacatagtgctcctgagcccatgcagtaatatcctcCATACAATCCTGCGTTCACAAGACGTGTTAAAGTACATGAAAATCAGGGGTTAAATCAGCAGGCTGACTCAATTATGctcaatgaatgaatggattGAATTATTgttagcaagttatcacattctgtttatttgtgttttacacagtgtcccaactttttttttaaaactgcatAAAGACATGTTTTAACCAGGAACCCTTTGCCTAAATTACAGGTAAATGGTGTTCTAGACATATTAAAACTCTGTCATGAGCACAAGAGCTGAAGTGTATATATACAGCTAAAGAATCTTGTCTTTATAATGAAAAATCTAATCATCAGTGACTTCATTTATCACTTTATTTGTCACAACTCTGTTTGAAATCTGGAATAATCTGAATAAACGAGGATGAAAAATTGTTGATGACAGCTTCCTACCTTCATGGTCGTCAGTCTTTTGGCGAGGTAGTCATAGGGGTTTTGAATGCACTGTACTGTCACGACACAGATATCAAGAAACATCAGGAACTAATCAACACAGACAAGTGTACGCTAATATCTCACACAGCATGTAAAGCAGTCGTTACCTAGAACCTTCAAACCCAGTCGAAGGTCTCCTGTAAACTTTTTCTCCACAGCCTGCTCCACCGTCTGTCcgctctccagctccagtcccATCAGCACTGTCAGTAATGCACAAGGTCCAGGGATTTAACATATTCATATCTGAAAGCGCCAACCTCAGAGCCGCttcccatagacctccatattaaaatgcctAATTTTCTAATGTGTTTACAGCATGGTACAAAAACTCttttggtctctatagctaatttccTCATTCACGACAACTGTACAGGGGGAGAATTTTCATATAATTCAGCCATTTGAATAATATAGAGGCTTAAAGTTATGTGTAATTATGCACACGACTAGGTTCAGGAACCCAGCTTCATTTGGCccccctcagctccacccatgctccacctctttgcccatatTTGGATTGGCGGGCACTGCCTCACAGAAGCAAATATGCAAcagctgtgaaagaaaaatatattaCCCTTATCAAGATGGTTTGTATCTCTCGAGGTCAGTATGTCAATCCAAGGTCCAGCATCAGCTTTTTTCCCATTTAGTGACACAGAAAGATACTGGAAGAATAAAACAATATATCAGAGAGGGGAGAAATCACAAAGTTATAGCAGAAGGCCAACAGCTAAAATGAGTGATGCTCTGGAAGACTAATGTTAGATGCTCACAGCCAGCTAGACCACAACATTTGTGTATAAAAGTGTCATGGAAAAAAATACCTCAATGTCTCTTTGAACAACACCGGCAACGTTTTCTTTCTGTTGGGAGTGAGAAAACTTTTTTAACTACAATTTCAAGGCATAAGAAATTGCAATATTTGCTAGTCACCAGTCCCCAAAATACTATTTTTACATTCTGCTGTGGAAAATTGCTTTACTTTTGCGGCCAAATTTTCCTAAAAATCACAGAAACCTAATCGCTCTCAGTCATCACATAGTGGCAGTGTATTTATCTGTGGACACCCTGCCCACTGCCTGTGTTTTCTACTTATATAgctaaaaacaagtaaaaaccCAAGTACTCTCAAATACAATGGTACTGAAGCATAGCTGGCACACACACTATAGATTTCCTGGCAGTAGTTAACTCTGCAGAGTTGGTCTGTTTCTGTTGGACAGGTAGGTGCTGgggttagcttagttagcttgcTTAAGTATCAGCTTGTCCAATACACAAATGCAGCGTTCCTACAATCATAGCTTGCAGCGTGTTTCTGGTGGGCCAACTTTGAAGGTTGTGTTTGCAAATAGTAGCATTTTTAAAGGTGCTGCTAAAGGAAGTATATCCTCAATTACATTCAGCAAAGCCACAACCAGCTTAGCAAAGTCTCCACTGGTTTCTCCTCTCAGTTCCTTCTCCAGGTCCTTCTTAtacactgaaagacaaacaaacaatatgacaaATATCAGGACACAGCTGAGGTTTCAATATCCGCAACAGTCAATCAAAGCTTTTTTTGACTTGGAAAGGTCTGCGACTTACAATGTTGGTATGCAGCACTAATTTCTTGAAGCTGCTTTCGGGATCGTGTGCACAGGATCTCCAGAAGTGTTTCCTCATCTGTGCCtaaaccctgcacacacacaagcacacacgttGTATATTCTGGGACAGGACCGACGGGCAAGGTAAAGACCCCGCCTCCTCTCAAAGGATCCATGCATACACCCTCTTCAAGCCTCCCacaatatgcacacacactgactcactgcCATGGCCTGTTGCAGGCGATGAGCCTCATACCCCACAGGAGgcatcagcagctccagcagtagAGTCTCCAGTTCTCCAGCTAGAGCTTTCTTCACCCCGGCTGCCATGTCCTGGTGAAACACGTTCGTTCTGTCATTCATCTTAGACGTTGTCTCTGGTTTTCTCTGTTGATTCTTAATGAACCACATCATACAAGTAATCCTGTCACCTGGTATCATTTACACATTTTGCACCTCAGTTTTAATTTGTGCTGATGTCTTCGGTAGATAAACCCTGAAGCTGCTACAGACGGTTTCCCTTTAAAAGACTCTGGTGTAAATGCAACTGAAAATAGATTCCTTTTTGTGTGACCGCAGGGTGACAGTGTGAAAGTATGTCTGTCAGATAGTATCTAGGAAACcgcttttgtttttcaaaatatgcCCATTAAACCCATAAAGAATGATCTCCTGCCATGAAATAGAAAACGTTCCCTTGCCGTTTATACATAAGTCTACAGCACCCCATTAATTCCACCCTTACctcacactgtgacatcattttAGCTTATACTGTTCCTACTCCCTCTCTCAACAAGGGTGTGATCACACCAGACCAGTTTAAATGATGTTTGATCAGCAAACAACTGGAAGTTAAagatgagcaaacacacacattcccaacATTCAGTACCATCACTTGTGTCTTTAccttttgtgttatttcttcaaACGTCTGGGCGATCACTTGTCTCTGAGCATTGTTCCGGTTCGTGAGGATCCTCACCAGAGTCAAGGCATCTGAACAAGGTGGACAACGACAAGATTTCAACTGTGACACACTACAGAGTATTTAACATGGTGGGCTTGAGTGCAGCTCTATGCAACGCTGGTGGTTGACAGCACCTTTCAAAACCAGCAAATTACCAGACGTACCTTTCCTCTCCAGCGCCGCCTGGACCTCTATAGCGTCCCGCTCAGGGTGGAAATTGGAGAAACGTCGCACCGTTCCAAGAGTTCCCCAGCACATCTCCTGTTTGAGAGACAGGGACACCAAgaaaattgacaaaaaaaatactaaGACAGAAGGAAGATCAGACCTGACACTGGACTGTCTCCACCAAAAATGTGGGTGACATGGAACAAGTGGAATGTTTAACAAGAGAAGAATCGAGGTGATAACGGGTTTACACAAACATGCCATGAAGATGTTGGCAGAAGACGACGAAGTTATAAGTCAGTTTTCATCCTGTTTGAATTTAAAGAATGTCAAAAATCCAAAGTTTTAACGTGAGTGTTGAACCTTTGCTTCAACAGGAAACAGCTAAGTCTCAAGCATCATATGAAGCACCAGGACTGAGTTGAGTCACTTAATTCTTAATTCCTGGTTTTTTACATTAAAGTCTAAACTGAAACATGAGCTCACATTGCAGCATTCCAGCAGGCCTGGAGTCATCAAGTACatagtggtttttttttttttctcagataaGGTAAGAAGGTATGCAGATAACCAAGACACCAGATTATCTACAAATGTGACGTCTCAGTAAGCAGAGTCATAGACGGGGTAGAAAAAGGCTACTTACAAAAGATTTTAAGTATTCAGTGTCCATGGCTTTGTTTTAACTGCAATAAAAGAAGGCGAGTAAGAAATAAATAGTctaacacatgcagaaacatgctTCAAATGACAATAAACCAAACAGACATGTgggcacaaaataaaaatacaattacaCCCAATTTGCTGATATGAACAGCGGAAAAGGGAAAATTTGTTATGACAGTTAGATGACTTCAAGAAACAAGAAACTGGAACGCCCGACATGTCAAAACACCTGAAAGTAAAACACACGTGCAGCATTTTCCTATAAAATCTTTAAAGAATACTCACATGTCCTACCTGTGACAGTATGTGGTGGCAGCTGTAGGAGGGTGTGGAGGTAGTGGAGTTCTTTACAACCGAACACGCTTTgtatctcagtcccacccacactgtgctgcagttcaACCACCTGACCAATCGGTGCTCAGCATCTTCACAGCTATGTCAACTCTATTGGCCAGCGGAGTTATTATGACAGCCCACTTGTAAAATACTGACATTGGTGGCAGAGGTGGAATCCAGACAGTCCGGTTTGTTTACAGGTGACCTTCGCCGTGACCGTGGCACCATGATTTTGTGGCTGATTTGCCCAAAATTGAATCATGAGTGAGGAATTGTTGTTGCGCCTCcacagtgtttcattcattcattcattcattcacttcattttcaaCATGATGGAGCAGATCTCCAAAACAAACCCACCCAACACGCGAGCCATCTCTGTAAGTCAGCAAAGGGGTGACACTAAATTGTGTCACAAGAGCTGACAAAAGGGCTTTTCAGCTGCCAGTGATAGTGATCTGATACGCCACAACTGTTATCCGCCCTTTTCCTTCAGTCAGGAGGacagaaagcaaagagagagagacacaggcagACGTATCACACGCACTTCAAGCTCAGCAGGTGCTAATTACAGGTCAAGTCTCATAGAAGAATCTAACTGTTGATAAAGAAATCTCCAATAGAAATCAGTTACCTGAGCAGGATGAAACCAGTCCTGTTCAATCCTCAGCTTCTACCTGCGGCTCACCTGCAGACCTGTGTGGTTATTACAAACAAAGCTGATCTACAATAACAGCTCTTCTGCCTGTTGGTCAGTCGCTGACTCAGGCTGTCTGAGGGCCAGGACCAAAAAAATGATGTTTCCTTGCACATTGGGCCTCCACAGAGGTCGCTTTATCATGTTCTACCTACCATACATATATCCAACAGGGCACCGttgctgcatttttttcaaacatcacatcacaacaccccctcccacccccaggAAGTTCAAGTGTCAGTTAAAGTGCAAGTGCTGAGTATCATTCGTAGAGAAAGACATGAAGGCTGTTgaattaaaagattaaaaagccGTTGAAATGTCAGAGATAGTGATGAAAAGTTAAACTGGGATTACAGAAAAACTATGAATGATATGAACAAAGAGTGTGAGACTGCATCACTGAAGGTGAGCACGCTAATTAAGAAGCTAGAATAAGAAATGTGTCACTCAACCCAACTTTAGGATAGGATAACAGTTTGTAGAGAGTGGGTTTTTAGTGCGTGGATatcgttaaaaaaaaaaaaaaaaacagcggaAAACAGGATGTATTTACACATAGAAAATATTATTTATGCTTCTTTTGAAATAATTTAgtcagctttgttttatttaacaatTTTATTCAATATTTTAAGACCACTCCCTCTTACAGAACATTTTACATCATGTCTTATGCATCAAATATCAACATACAGCTGATGCGGGTAACACGTACTTTTTCCTGTAACAATCTGACAAAAATACAAGAAATCGAGTAACTGGACAAACACAACCCTTTTCATGGCACTGCACAATGTAATGTGATATACTGCATACATAACGGCAACATTtcccacaaaacaaacactgatgcaaACAGCACACATATAAAAAAATACCTTAAAAAAGCAGAGCACACATCTCTCGTACATTTCACACTCGTTTGGCTTCATTCGTCCACGACAGGCGTAAAGCATTGGTAGCTATGCGTTGATCGGTCCAGATGCAGCTATCGATTTTGCTCCAGTGTAAACAAAGTTATGAAAGCATCAACTACAGCGCTTCTAAAGCGAGGACGTTTGCATGAGCCTGGAATCATACAAACTAGTTTGAATAGTCAAACGATAACGTCGGATGAAGGTCAAAGTCAGAGATGCGGAAAGATCACACCACATACAAATGAATGGTTCGGTGCTGGGTTTGTACACAGCAGTTCACTACATCCTCAAGAATACATTCATTCTTGATTTGCAACTCGTGTGCTGAACCCAGTCACTGCAGAACATcaacagttttctttctttgtagtCCTTGCGCACAGAAAATCATATCAGACTTGGAGAAAACTGAATAATTTCACGGCTTAAGCACA encodes:
- the anxa14 gene encoding annexin A2 isoform X2; this translates as MDTEYLKSFEMCWGTLGTVRRFSNFHPERDAIEVQAALERKDALTLVRILTNRNNAQRQVIAQTFEEITQKDMAAGVKKALAGELETLLLELLMPPVGYEAHRLQQAMAGLGTDEETLLEILCTRSRKQLQEISAAYQHLYKKDLEKELRGETSGDFAKLVVALLNKENVAGVVQRDIEYLSVSLNGKKADAGPWIDILTSRDTNHLDKVLMGLELESGQTVEQAVEKKFTGDLRLGLKVLVQCIQNPYDYLAKRLTTMKKQFKGDHLQALLAICRSED
- the anxa14 gene encoding annexin A2 isoform X1; the encoded protein is MDTEYLKSFEMCWGTLGTVRRFSNFHPERDAIEVQAALERKDALTLVRILTNRNNAQRQVIAQTFEEITQKDMAAGVKKALAGELETLLLELLMPPVGYEAHRLQQAMAGLGTDEETLLEILCTRSRKQLQEISAAYQHLYKKDLEKELRGETSGDFAKLVVALLNKENVAGVVQRDIEYLSVSLNGKKADAGPWIDILTSRDTNHLDKVLMGLELESGQTVEQAVEKKFTGDLRLGLKVLVQCIQNPYDYLAKRLTTMKTPIVQGIMVSHCEVDLLSIRAAYLKLTGTSLYTALQKQFKGDHLQALLAICRSED